CACTGGTGAGATTTGAAAAGATTGAGTAACAGAAGAAAAATAAGATAGGCGTTAAATTTTCATTAGAGGAACCCCATAAGTGATTTATAAATAACTGAACAAATTTCTCTATTTAATTACTCTAAATCAACAAATTAGATCAAAGCTTATTTATAAATCATCAAGCAGTTTATAATACTATCATTAACTACTTAAAACGATTTTTTTGGTAACTAAAACATCGTAAAATAAAAACTACAAACATAAATGCAGCCCCAGTTAAAAACGGAAACGGATATCCCAAAAACTCAAATGCAAACCTCCCCACAAAGGACCCATAACTCTCGCTAATGCTGATCAGGATTGATTTACACCAAGTGTAACTCCCTGCTCCTCATTCCGGAGTTACATCAGAAATCAAACTTAGTAAAGTTGGCTGCAGCATACCAGTACCCAATCGTAAAGAAATCCCAGAGATTAAAGCAAGACCTAGAAAATTTCCTCCATAAGGAATGAGTCCAAGTCAATACTGATAATCAATAAACTTACTTTTAAAATATTTTTTTCGTCATCATCTTATCGATATGACCTATCAATCCTCCTTGCACAATTGCTGAAACTAATCCCGTTATTCCGAATAAGTATCCGTTTTGCAATTCAGTTAGTCCGTAAACCTGGATTCCAAGAAGTGCAAATGTTCCGTAAATATTTGCGAATGAAAATATTAGAATGAAAAACAGAACAATAAATATTGCTCTGCTTGGTTCACTAAATACTTTCTTAAAGCTGCTATGTCTAACAATTTTCTTCTCGTGAGAATTGATTCGATCTGTCGTCTTCGCTCTTCTTCAATGACTCTGGTAGAAATATCATCGTAACAATAAAAGCAGCTATTGAAAATCCACAACAACCAAACCAGTGATCATATAACCATATTCGGCGAGGGAAAACCACCGATGAGCGGACCAAAACAAATCCCAAACCAGCTGAACCGATCAGTCCCATTCCCTTAGATCGTGTTTCTTTTGTTGTAACATCTGCGATGTATGCCTGTGCAACAGCGATACTGCTTCCACCAATACCGGCTATTATTCTGCTGAAAAGAAGCATAATGTATGAGTGAGTGAAAGCAAAAATCACGTAGCCAATAGCGTTAATAAAAAGACAAGCTACGATTACCGGTTTTCTTCCGTGCTTGTCAGAATATTTTCCTAATATGGGATTGAACAAGAATTGAATAAACGAATATGCTGCAATCGCAATTCCAATTGCTGCTTCATCAACTCCGAGTTCTTTAACTGCAAATGATGGTAAAATTGGTATTAGAATTCCAAATCCAGAAGATCAATGAATACTGTTATAAATATTAATGCGAGTGCAGATTTATTTTCAAAATATTTATTCCGGTATTTTCCCAATCATTCAAAAATCAATTCGATGGCATTACTTGTTTGTTCAGCCCAGAAATACCCAATTCTGATAAGCAAGACGAGCATCACCATTTTCATCATATAATCCAGTGTATCCTTCCAGACTTTGTAGAGATCATCTGGAGAACCATTGCCTGCCATAATGCATCATAATCACGGAGAACAAAATTCACAACAAATCTCAGATCATTTTCTTCGGCTTTATTCAGCATTAAAGTTA
This region of bacterium genomic DNA includes:
- a CDS encoding MFS transporter, translating into MLIPILPSFAVKELGVDEAAIGIAIAAYSFIQFLFNPILGKYSDKHGRKPVIVACLFINAIGYVIFAFTHSYIMLLFSRIIAGIGGSSIAVAQAYIADVTTKETRSKGMGLIGSAGLGFVLVRSSVVFPRRIWLYDHWFGCCGFSIAAFIVTMIFLPESLKKSEDDRSNQFSREENC